The segment TACTAAATGATCTTGTTTTAAAAGATAAGAATACCAACATCACACAAATTCGTTCAGGAACTATTCTCAAATTTTCCATTACAGAATCCAATGAACAAAACGCAAAAGATTCTATTATCAAAATTTGCGATGAATTGAGAATTTATAATCCATTGGTAAGTAAGGTCACAGCTACTGTAGATGAAATCTAATCTTTGCTGATACTCTTTATTGTACCATCAACTAAAATTTGGTCTCTCAGATAACTTGCTAGATCGGTTTGGGTAATTACTCCTACTAGATTTTCATTGTCTAGAATTAACAATCGACGAATATTGTTATTTAACATTTTTTGAATTGCATCTTCTATTGTAGTGGTGGGTCCTACTGACCGAAACTTGTATGACATAATTTCTGAAATCTTAATCTCACTTGCTTTTTTGTCCTCTGCTGCAACTTTACGAACAAAGTCGCTTTCGCTTAGTACTCCCTGAGGTTTTCCTTCATTCATTATGACTAGGAAACTAATGTCTTTTTCAGCAATTATTTTTGCTGCATCTTGCGCAGTCTTATCATTCTCAATTGTTATAACATTCTTCTCCATAATGTCTCGAATTTGTCCCATAACTGAAATGTAGAATACTCGAAATAAAAACATGTCATCACGAAATCAAATTTATACCACGAATTCAATCATAAATTGTGAAAGTCGGGGTTATTGTTTTTCCTGGCAGTAATTGTGATCGTGACATGCATCACGTGTTAACTGATGTCTTTAACCTAAATGCTGAATTTTATTGGCATGAAAAAAATCTTCCATCTGATATTGATGCAGTTGTCCTTCCGGGAGGTTTTTCCTATGGTGATAGATTGCGCGCAGGAGTAATAGCTGCACATAGCCCTATAATTTCTGATGTAAAAAAATTATCTGAAAAAGGAATCCCTATTTTAGGTGTCTGTAATGGATTTCAAATCTTGGTGGAATCAGGATTACTCCCTGGAGTTTTACTAAAAAATGAATCTTTGAACTTTATGTGTGAATGGACAAACCTCATTGTAAATAATAACAAAACTCCTTTCACAAACAAATTAGAATTAAATCAAAAAATTCCAATTCCGATTGCTAATGGAGAAGGAAGATATTTTGTTGATGATGAAACATTAAGTCAATTAAAAAAGAATAACCAAATTGTTTTTTCATATGAAAATAAGGTCAATGGCTCTGTTTCTCAAATTGCAGGTGTCTGTAATTCTGATGGAAATGTAGTGGGAATGATGCCACATCCAGAACGTGCTGCTGAAAAAGCAATTAATCAAATTGATCACAAACCTTCGTCATTGATTTTTGAATCTCTAGTAGAAACGGTAGGTATGAAAAATTGAGTTTTCAAGAACATGAGAAATTACACATTGAAAAAAATGTAAAACGAGAGTTAACTTCTACTGAACTACAAATACTTGCTGCAGAATGGTCTGAACACTGTTCTTACAAATCTTCAAAAATGCATTTGAGAATGTTACCTACTACTGGCTCAAATGTAATTGTTGAAAAAGGATATGATTCCGGTGTTTTAGATGTTGGTGATGGGTATGTTGTAACTGTACATATTGAAAGTCATAATCATCCATCGGCAGTTGAACCGTTTGGTGGTGCTGCAACAGGTGTAGGCGGTGTAATTCGTGATATCTTATCTGCTGGAACAAGACCTATTGCATTGTTTGATGGATTAAGGTTTGGTGATATAGAAAATGATGCACATGCACGATGGTTATTCAAAAATGCAGTATCAGGAATTGCCGATTATGGAAATTGCCTTGGCATTCCAACAATTGGTGGTGAAGTGGAATTTGATACATGTTATACAAATTATGCATTAGTTGATGTGGCAGCAGTCGGATTTGGGAAAAAATCAAAATTAATTAAAAATCACGCAAACATTAATGATTTGGTTTTACTAATTGGTGGTTCAACTGGTCGTGATGGTGTAGGCGGTTCACAATTTGCATCTGACGCATTAGAAGGAGAAGATCGTTCAGCTGTACAAATACCTGATCCATTTATTGAAAAATTAATCATCGAAGCAATTTTAGAATGCCGTGATGAAAATTGTATTAATGCAATGAAAGACTTAGGTGGCGGTGGTCTTTCTTGTGCAATTTCTGAAACTGCGGAAAGTTTAGGAATCGGTATTGAACTCGACGTAAAAAATGTTCATTTACGTGAGTCTGACTTGTCCCCTGATGAAATAATGATTTCTGAATCTCAAGAAAGAATGCTTGTAATATCTTCTTCAGACAACCTCTCAAAAATTGAAAAAATTTGTGATAAATTTAGAATTCAATGTTCTGTAATTGGTAAAGTTAAGGAGGATAAAATGATGCATGTCAAAAACGGTAATGATACCTTGGCATTACTTCCTGCAGATTTTGTCGCACGTGGTCCTTTAATTGACCGGCCAAAATCAAAACCAGAATATCTTTCACAACTTCCATCTTCCCCTCCATCTGAAAATCAATTACCATTATCTGAGACTTTACTCAAACTACTTTCTGCTCCAAATATTGCGAGTAAACATTGGGTTTTTCGTCAATATGATCATGAAGTTGGAATTCGAACCGTCATAAAACCTGGTTTTGATAGTTCTGTCTTACGTCTAGACAATGGAAAATCATTATCTGTAAAAATTGACGGTAATCCAAAGCATTGTTACATTGATCCCCGACAAGGTGCAATTGGATGCTTTGAAGAAGCATGTAGAAATGTTGTTTGTACCGGTGCAACTCCGATGGGCATGGTTGATCATTTACAATTTGGCAATCCTGAAGATCCTGAAATATTTTGGACATTTATGGAATCTATAGAGGGAATTACTGATTTTGCAAAATTTCTTAATGTTCCATGTGTAGGTGGTAAAGTTAGTTTCTATAATGAAACCTCTAACGGTCCAATAAAACCAACTCCACTGATTGGTGTGCTTGGATTGATTGAAAATTCACCTCTTGTACCAACCACCCCTTCAAATAATGATGTAATTTTGTTGGTGGGTGAAACAAAGGATGAGCTTGGCGGCTCTGAATATTATGAATATATACATAATTTCATTGGAGGCATTGCACCAAAAGTAGATTTTTCAGAATCACAAAAAAATATGAAATCTGTACTATCTTTGATTTCAAAAAATCTGGTAAAATGTGCACATGATTGTTCTAAAGGAGGTCTTGCCATTGCAATTTCTGAATTATGTGTATTTGGAAAACTTGGATGTGATGTTAATTTGACATCCTCTCTTTCTTCAGAAAAAATGTTATTCTCTGAAAGTCATTCTCGTTATCTGTTGGTAGTTGATAAAAATAATCTTGATGAAATAAAATCTCTCTTATCCGAACATGATTGTATATTCTCTGAACTTGGAATCTTTTCTGGCGATCAAATAAGCTTCAAATCAAACTCTGAAGCAATTCTGGAACTAAGAGTTGATAAAGCAGAAAATAATTATCTAAACTCATTGGGGAAAATAATTCAAAATGGTTAAAGAAAACTGTGGTGTAGTTGGGATTTACAGTGAAGGCGATGTCAATGTTATTCCAATGGTAATTGATGCATTACGTGCATTACAACATCGTGGTCAAGAAGCTTGGGGATTGGCAATTCCAAACAAAGCTCCATTAAAACGATTAGGACTTGTTTCTGCATCTTCTGGCGAATTCAAAAAAATATCCGAAGAATATGCTTCTCACTCTGCAATTGGACATGTTAGGTATTCCACTGTTGGAAAAAGTGATCTTGAAAGTGCGCAACCACTTAAAGTAAAAGATCTTTGTGTTGCACATAATGGAACCATTTCTAATGTTGAAGAACTTTCAAATCTTGTTGGTGGATGTACCTTTACTCCACAAAATGCTAGTGATACCCTTGTAGCAGCACAAAGATTGGTATCATTAATCACTGAAAATGGAAAACTTGGAAATGCGTTATCTATTTTAAAAAATGAAATGGTTGGTTCATTCTGTTTCACATTTCTTTCTGATGATGATGCCGTATTTGCAGCAAGAGATCCTAAAGGATTCCGTCCTATGGTTTTAGGTCATAAGGAACAGGGCAATGTACACATTGTTACTTCTGAATCATCTGCAATTTCTGCAATTGGTGCAAAACTAGTACGTGATGTTGTTCCGGGCGAACTAATTAAAATTAGTAAAGAAGGTGGCTTTGAAACTGAAATGTTTTCTGATGATACAAATCGTGCGCATTGTTCGTTTGAATTCACATATTTTGCTCAACCTTCTAGTAAGATGGAGGGAACAAACATCTATCTTGCAAGAAAACGCATTGGTCAATTCCTTGCAAAAAAGTATCCTATACATGACGCTGATGTTGTAATTCCTGTACCTGATTCTGCAAGACCTGCTGCATTAGGATTTGCTCAAGAACTTGGAATACAATTTGACGAAGGATTGTTGAAGGATCGTTATAGTAAGAAAGGTCCGTTAAGAAGTTTCATTGAACCCCATCAAAGTGACAGAATAGAAATTAATAGATGGATTATACCAATTCGCGAAGTTATTGAAGACAAACACATCATAGTCATTGATGATAGCCTAGTTAGAGGAACTAGTTCTAAAGCAATCATCAAAGCATTACGTCGTTCAGGAGCTAGAAAAATCAGCATGATGGTCACATATCCTCCAATAAAATTCCCATGTTATGCTGGAATTGATTTTCCATCGCAAGAAGAACTTGCAACATTCGATGGTGGTAAAGATCTGAGTGAAAAAGAAATGATTGAAAAAGTTCGTAATGACATTGGTGCAGACTTTTTGGGTTACAATGATGCAGAAAATCTTGCAAACGCTGTTGGCATTCCAAAAGATTCCATGTGTTTCACATGTGCGACTGGAAACTACGCTCCTCTAGGAATTACCCCAAATTTTAATAAGATGAAACAGATGAAAAGTGTCTGATGGAAACTGCATACGTTCTAGTCCAATGTAAAATTGCACATGAAATGGAAGTGCTAAAGGCATTGTTAGAAATTGATTTAGTTAAAGAAGCAAAAGGCACATTTGGTTATTATGATATTTTTACAAAAATTCAAGGTGAAAGCTCTTCTGAAATTGAAGACATAATCACAAAAAAAATACGTAATATTGAAAATGTTACAGCCACTACTACATTATCTATTATCCCCGAACAGGATTTTGAGAAATGAGTAAAGAAACACGTTCTATTGATAAGAAAGGATTTTCAAACAAATTTTTTGAAGAATTAGACAAAGAACATGATAATGCAAAGGAATTTGCAAAACGTCAAAAAGAATTAAAAGAAAAAAAGAAAAAACAAAGCTGATTTTGGCTCTTTTATACTAATTTTACAAGTAGTTTACAACCAGATTGGGATGATGTTCCTTCTGCAAGTAGGCTCAATCACCCCAATCTTGGTTTTTGAGGTTAAATACTATTTTTGCAATAATATGCCATGAAATTACGATGTACTACTTGTGCAAATTTTTGCTGTGATGCAAAAAAATGTAATTGCACTTGTCACAAAAAATCATTCAGTCGAACAAATTCATACCTCTCAAATGTAATGGATGTATTAACAAAACAAAAACTCAAGAACGTAAAAAGCATTGATCTGAGTTGGCAAACCAGTATTCTTGGCTCTATGATGCGAATAGAATAAGAAAAATCTATTATTCTAGTTTTTTGATGTTTTTTAATGGCAAGTAAAATTCCAATTTTTGGAGGAATTGCAGCTGCTGCAGGAATCACTGTATTTGTATTGTTCTTTACACCTGCTGGAATTTCACAAGAAGAATATTCATTATCTGTTGATCCTACAAAAGAAAAACAAAGTTTGTTTATCATGGCACGTGTTTCTTTAGAAAATACTGGTAGCAAACCTCTAACAAATGTCGAACTTAATTTTGGTGACGGTGATAAAATCTATCTTGGAACCTTAAAACCTGGGCAATCAGAAATTATTTCTCCACCTCAAGGTAATTCATTACAATTTGTAATTGTAACTTCTAATGAAGGAGTCTATGTTAGCAAAGTTTATCGTGAACCGATTGCAATGCCTGGTATGATGGGGTCTTAGATAATCATGAAATTTCTTAATTCTGGTAAAGTAAAAGACGTCTATGATATGGGTGATGATACATTACTTTTCAATTTTAGCAATCGTGTATCTGCGTATGATGTTAAATTTAATGATGAAATTCCACAAAAAGGCAAAGTATTATGTAAATTTGCAAAATTTTGGTTTGAACAATTAGATGTTGAAAATCATTTTATAAAATCCCATTCGGATACTGAAATAATTGTTAAAAAAATGGAAATGTTACCAATTGAATGTGTAGTTCGTGGTTATTTCTATGGGAGTTTGGTTAGTAGATACAACTCTGGAACCACATCTTTACCTGAAAATATAGATACTACACTTGCAACAAAACTACCTGAGCCATTATTTGATCCTACCACAAAATCTGAACATGATATTCCTATAACAAAAGATGAAGCAATTACACAAAACCTTGTCACGTTAGAAGATTATGAATGGTTATCTGAAAAAACTATTCAAATTTATAATAAAATGGCCCTGATTGCAGACTCTGCTGGATTTATTCTAGCAGATTTGAAGCTTGAATTTGGCAGATTAAATGGTAAAATCACTTTAGGAGATTCTATTGGTCCTGATGAATACCGTCTGTGGCCAAAATCATCTTACAGTCCGGGTAAAATTCAGGAGGCATATGACAAACAACTTCTTCGTGACTGGTTAACTGAACATGGATATCAAAAACAGTTTGAAAATTCAAGGACAATCGGGCAAGAACCTGTTGCACCTACAATTCCTCCTGAAATAATTCAAAAAATGACTGATAGGTATGTTGCAGCATACGAACGTACTACTGGGCAGTCGCTTTAACTCGATTTCTAAATTCCATATTTTCCTTAACTGTCCCCTATTTTGACTCTCTTTCCCTATTTCTAGGATTTTTTCCCAAAAATCCCTGATTTTCTTACCTCTACTGGTTTTTTTGTAACCGTATCAATTACTTTGATACCACTACGAGAAATATAGTATATGCTACAATAATATTGAAACTATTACTAAAAAGATACAGTCGGCTACTACATTTTTAGTTGCATAAAAAAAATAACGGATTTGGACAAAAAATACTGATACAGATAACTTTTAGCTAAGATCTATAGGAAAAACTACATGTCAACAATACTCGAAAAACCAATATCGGTGAATCGTACGCTTGCAACAAGTCTGGAACATGCAAAAGCTATCGAGGACCCCGCACGAGCAAAAGTTCTGCAACTGCTATATCGAAAACATCTTAATGCAGAACAAATCACAGCACAATTGAAAAAATCTGGATTCAAAAAGGCTTTGACCACTACGAGACATCATCTGGAGATTCTCAAAGAGGCCGAATTGATTGAGGTTGTGAAAATCGAAGAAAAGCGTGGTGCCATGATAAAATACTACGGTACATCGACAAAGTTACTCGACTATGAAACCCCAAAAGACTTTGAGAAAAAATACTCGACAGTCATAAAGTCAACGTCCAAGCAAATTGAACAACTTCTAGACGCACTTTCAAAAAAGACTGGTAAGGCTAAAACCTCTCAAAACAAACAGGAATATAGTCAGTACCTGATGATGGAGATTGTAAATCGTGCAGTCACAACGGTCTTTGAAAAAAGACACTGATTACAATACTTCTATGATCATCTTGCCCTTGGTTTGTGGGTTTTGAAGGAGATGGACAAAGTCTCTAGGTATGTCACTTGATGCCTTGTCGCAATTGATAGCGATAGTGCGGGAGCATGTGAATGCGCTCTTACGCAGTACTATGTCGCTTACATGCTTTAGCGTTAGCTTTGGAGAACCATGGCCTTGAATTTTAAATGAAAATTTCCCTGCCTTTATTGTAAATCTGATTTTTGACTCTGGATTTTGAATTTTCTTCTTCATTTTATCAGGCAAGTCTATACATGATATGCCTGAATTTACGCCTACAATGCAATCTCCTTGGGATGTAAGACTATCATCCTTGGTAATTTCCAAAGTTTTCTCGTGTAACGATAATACTTCTTTATGGCCTGTGAATGGAATGACTAATTTCATGATATTTTGGAATTTTTGAGACATAAATATTCAATTTGTGATATTTTAGTATGGATTCTAAGGCTGAACTTCTTCTAAATGGCAAAAATTTGGTATTTCTAGCCACTACTATGCCTGATGGCGCTCCTCAAGTTACTCCTGTTTGGGGAAATTTTGAAGATTCTCATATTTTGATTAATACTGCAGAAGGTCGTTTGAAGCACAAAAATATACTTCGTGATCCTAGAGTTGCTGTTTCTGTTGTTGATTCAAAAAATCCTCTTGATATGACCTCGATTAGAGGAAAAGTTACTGAAATTATTCCTGATTATGACTACAAACACGCTGATTTTTTGACAAAACAATACATGGGCAAAGAAAAATACCCTTTCAAACGTCCTGGTGAGAAAAGAATCATACTCAAAATTGAACCTGAGAAAATTTTTGTTCTTCCTGAATTAACAATGAACGACGAGTAACAAAAAACAATATTTCTTAATTCGAATTTAGAAACATTACTTATCTAAACCCGTAGCCCTTGACATGCCTTAAACCTACTTTTGACGTATTACGGGCATGATACCAAATGAAAATAGGAATGGTTTTTTCTCAAACTCAAAACCACAAAGTATTCCAAAGTTTTGGTATCCGTTAACTGCTGGAATTATTGGGATTTGGGTAATTTTTTCATATTTTTTGATGTAATTTTGGGGGTTTAGCTTTTGTGAGTAACTCATACTAATGTAGTATGTTGTAATGGGTAATGGTGGTGTTTTGACCTTTGGTTTGTATATCTGTGAGTAAATGTTCAACCCCCCCTATTTTTTGGCATTTCTGAAAATATGATTTATTCATAAAATGTAGATGATGTATGGGGGGTTTAGCTTTTAGGAACAAATTTGATTTTTTTGATTAAAACGTCTTGATCAAAAATCGATTTGTTTTTTCACTCATTTCTATAATTTCTTCTAAAGCTTTGAAGAAAGATGGCTGATTTAGCTGTTCTGGTTTATCTAAAACAATGTAAACTCCCACCTTTTTCTTTCCATCTTCGTCTAAAAATTTGCCAATTGCTTTGACTGAATAACAAAAGTCATCTACTTTTTTCTTAAAGTTTTCTTGTTCTGTTTCATTTAACTCTCTAAATCTAATCAATTGTTTTGTTTTCATATCAATTTTAATTCCAACAACTAGGATATTTTCCTGGTCCTTTGGTTCAAATACTTCTGTGTCATTTCCTAACCCGTCAGAATTACTTATTATAATTTTGAATGTGGCATCTTCAGATTTTCCTTGTTTGAAATCATAGTTTTCATGTATTAGCCATCTTTCCACATTGTCTCTAAGACGTGACATGTGAGACTAAACAATTCATGGTATAACTAGTTTAACACGTTCAAATTAAGAATATTTCTAAATTCGAGTTTAGAAACATTTACACATTTACGTTGAATTCTTGTTCAAAACTTCCTGTAGATAATATTGCAAGATTTAAGATTACGTTGACTGCCGTCAAACCGATGCCTACCATTAAACATCTTTTAGCTTTTTGAGGATCATCTCTTCTAATTGCAAAGTATGCAATTATTCCTCCAATAAGTCCGATAAAAATTGGAGCTAAATACCACCATCGTGAGCGAATTCTTTCTGGATACATGTTGTTTTCTGGAAAATTTTTCTCCTATTTACTTTTTGCAAGTTTTTTCTGAATTTGTGTAATCTCTATTTCTACAGTTTCTAAAGGATCTTCAGTTACATTTCGTTTTATTGAAAACATCTTTGGTTTCTCAAAGTCTTCAGTACAGTCTGGACATGCATATACCAAAACTCTATGTTCATTAGGTGCTTTTGGATTTGATAGTCTTGGATAATAAACCAGTCTTGCACCGCAATCGACACAATATCTGTTGGCTCTTCTAGTTCTGGCCAATGTAACACTCCTGCATATTTACTATAATAGATCCAATATTAGATCGCTCCTGTCTAACGATCTAAACTAACAACGTGCAAAAAAATGATCTAAAAATTTCTAAAATCAAAAGGCGCCGTGTATCAGATTTGAACTGATGACCAATCGATTAACAGTCGAACGCTCTACCAGGCTGAGCTAACGCGGCATAAGTTTTTTCCAAGTAAAATGCGATTTAATCCTTCCGACGAATTAATCTGGATTGAATTTTGTAAAAAATGCAGCTATTTGATCAGAATGTTTTTCCACAATTCCTACAATTTCCATATGTTCTTCAGCACTTGGTTCTCTTTTATGATATACTTGAAATGCACTTAGTGCTGAACCTACCATTTCTCCAACAAAAAAACCACACAGAAAATCTCCAGTATTTTCACATTTCCAAACATCTCCAATTCTAGGTGATGCACCTGCACTTTTGTATAGTTCTAGTGTTTCTGAAACTAATTTTTCAGTTTGTTCTTTGAATTCGTTATCTAAGGCCAATTATCTTAAAATTAATTCTCTATACCTTTTTTCTTTTCGAATTTATAGACTCCGTCTAAAAATACACGATGATCTTTATTTTTTACTCTTGAACCATTTTCAATTTCTGCAGCTGTTTGAGAAACATCTGTCAAAACATGACCTGTAATTATAACGTCATCTCCTTTTGGAACCACTTTTGTATCTCCCCAAACCTTTGTTTTTCTTGGAGCACGTTCTCCTTGGAAATTTTCAATTAGAACTGTTTTTCCATCAACTTTTACTGTAATTGGAAAGTGTGAAAATACAATTTTCATTTTAATTGTGTAACCTTCTACAACTCCTTCACAAAGATTTCTGATTAGTGATCTTGATGTATTCATTATTGCACGATTTTTATCTCTTGTACCTTGTGCTTTGAAGAGAACTTTTCCATCTGTAACTTCAATTGTAACTGGGATTTTTTTAAAACTCTTCCATGTTTTACCTAACGGTCCTTGAACTGTTATCATTGGTTTTTTGTATGTCACAGTAACTCCTTCTGGAATTTCTAATTCGGTTGCTAATTTATCAACTAACTCAGTAGACATATCCTACCAGAAATCCTCCTAAGCCTTTGTTTGCTGCTTCGTGATGTGACATTACCCCTTGATTTGTTGTAACAATTAGCATTCCTCTATTGAATGAAGGAAGATATTGTTTTTCCCATTCTAGGTATTCGTCTTTTTTTACTTTGAATCTTGGACTAATTGCACCACATTTTGTAATTTTTGCTATTAGATTGATTTTGTATTTTCCGCCTCTATTATCCTCTGTTCTTTCATAATCTTTGATGTATCCATCTTTTTTCAATGTCTCCAAAACATTTGTACCAATTTTTGATGTTGGAAGAACTACACATTCTCCTTTTCTACGGGCTTCTGTGTTGTAAATTGTCACAAACAAATTTGCTAGTACGTTCATTGCTGGCATATCATATCACCTTAATTTTTTGAATCCTAGGGAAGTTGCTACTTCTCTGAAACATTGTCTGCATAACATTAAATCATATTTCTGGATTGTTACGTAACAACCGCATCTTTTACACCATCGTGCACCTCTTCCAAACCTCTTTTCATTTGATGTGCCTGGAATACTTTGTTTTCTAGGAGTATATCCGGTTCCTCTATCGCCATATGATCTATTTTTTGCCATTATTCAACACTAGCCCCAAATTCTTTTGTTAGATATGCTTTTGCTTCATCTGGTGTGATTTTATGATGTTTTCCTACACTAGCTTTGTGTTTACTTCTTGTAGCTACTGAAAATCCCGGTCTTGCTAGTCTAACTGTTACGTTTAATCCTAAAATTCCAATCTTTGGGTCATATTTTATTCCTGGAATGTCAATGTGTTCTAAAATTCCAAAAGAAACATTGCCCATGTTATCAAATGAACGACTCTTTATTCTATTTCCTTTTGCTTCTAACAATCTTTTCAACAATTCTTGTGCATCATTACCTCTCACTGTAACTGCTGCGCCAATTGGTTCTCCTTTTCTGATTCCCCAATCTCTGATTGCTTTTTTTGCTGGTCTGTCATTTACTTTTTTATTAGATATTTCGCCAAGTGCTTTTTTAGCAATCTCTACGGCATCTCCTGATTTTCCAAGTCCCATGTTTAGAACAACTTTGTCTAATCTTATTTCTTTCATTACATTTTGAACTTCTTGTGCCATAAAATCACCTAATCTTTATCTCCGGTTCTGATTTTCCAATTGGCATTACTAATCTTGCTGGAATTTCAATTTGTCTATCATCAAATGTAATGTCTATACTTTTTGGAATGTTGAATGTTCCTTCTTTTATTTCATCTATTTTACCAATTTTTCCTGCGTTAACACCTTTAGTAATTAAACAATTCATTCCTTTTTCTAATTTTATAACTGATAAAATTTTGATGTCTGGTATTTGTAGTACACATGTATCTCCAACTGATACTGGTGTTTCATCAATGAGTGTTTTTCCATCATGGAAGCCAATCTGTGTTTTTCCATTTTTAATTGTAGTTTTTGATTTTACAAGTGCGAATTTTTTTGTTTTTTCTGAGTCTTCAATTTCAATTGGTTTTAGTAAAGTTCCATCTTGTGGTACTAATCTATATGTCTTGTTTGAACCTTCTAATTCAACAACATCCATTAAACCTGCGCCGTGATGTAGTGATTTTCTAATCACTCCATCCACTTTTATTTTACCTGCATAAATGACTGATTTTGCTTCTCTTAAACTGGTAACGGTTTTGATAGTATCTCTTAGAAATACTGCAATTGGTATTGATGCGTGTTTTGATTGAGCACCTGGTTTAACGGTGAGTACAAATCTCTTGTTCTTTCTGGTAATCCCCCAGAAAAGTGGTGCCATTTGTCTTTTGAGTTTTTTACTGCCAGCTATGTGTACCATTATTCTTCATTATCTCCTTTCTTTGTTTTGGCTTTTGTTGCTTTTTTTGTATCTTTCTTTTCTTCTTTTACTTTTTCTTGTTTTGTTTCTGTTTTTGGTTTATCATCTGCTCTTGCAGCTGTTGCCTTCTTTCCTTCTAGTTTGTTAATTCTCCATTTATCTCCTGTATCCAATCCTGTCAAAACAATATTTGTTGTATGAACATAAACATCAAATTTCTCGCCTTTGAGTTTCTCTTTTTTTACACCTTCGATATTCACGCCTCTATCTGCAATGGATATTTTGGTAACTTTTCCATCAACTCCGGCAAATTCGCCTCTAATGATACTTGCAGTATCGCCTTCTTTGATTCGTGCACTACGTTTACCATATTTTTTTCTTAAATCTTTTGAAAGTGCACATGATAATTGTTTACTTGCGGTTTGCATTGCTGCATAGTAAATTTGCTGGTTTCTTGTTTTTCTTGGAAGTGATGATCTATTCATTTTATACCACCATTTTTGCCAAATTTGCTACTCTTGGCCATTTTTCTGTAACTTCTGATGCAACTGGACCTTTGATGTCAGTTCCTTTCATTTCTCCTTCAGGTGTGATTAACACTCCTGCGTTATCCTCGAATTGAACTCGAACTCCGTTTGGTCTATGTACTGCATATTTTTGTCTAATTATAACTGCACCATGAATTTGTTTTCTTAACTCTGCTGGTCCTTTTTTAACTACAACATTACAAAAGTCTCCTACAGAAGCTGCAGGAAGTCTTGATGTTCTTGTTTTATGTTGATGTACGTTAACAATTTCAATAATCTTTGCACCTGAATTATCTGCACAAACGATTCGTGCACCCACTGGTATTGATCTTGTAATGTAAGGCTTGAAGTCTTCTACTCCTTT is part of the Candidatus Nitrosopelagicus brevis genome and harbors:
- a CDS encoding DUF371 domain-containing protein, whose translation is MSQKFQNIMKLVIPFTGHKEVLSLHEKTLEITKDDSLTSQGDCIVGVNSGISCIDLPDKMKKKIQNPESKIRFTIKAGKFSFKIQGHGSPKLTLKHVSDIVLRKSAFTCSRTIAINCDKASSDIPRDFVHLLQNPQTKGKMIIEVL
- a CDS encoding helix-turn-helix domain-containing protein; this translates as MSTILEKPISVNRTLATSLEHAKAIEDPARAKVLQLLYRKHLNAEQITAQLKKSGFKKALTTTRHHLEILKEAELIEVVKIEEKRGAMIKYYGTSTKLLDYETPKDFEKKYSTVIKSTSKQIEQLLDALSKKTGKAKTSQNKQEYSQYLMMEIVNRAVTTVFEKRH
- the purC gene encoding phosphoribosylaminoimidazolesuccinocarboxamide synthase gives rise to the protein MKFLNSGKVKDVYDMGDDTLLFNFSNRVSAYDVKFNDEIPQKGKVLCKFAKFWFEQLDVENHFIKSHSDTEIIVKKMEMLPIECVVRGYFYGSLVSRYNSGTTSLPENIDTTLATKLPEPLFDPTTKSEHDIPITKDEAITQNLVTLEDYEWLSEKTIQIYNKMALIADSAGFILADLKLEFGRLNGKITLGDSIGPDEYRLWPKSSYSPGKIQEAYDKQLLRDWLTEHGYQKQFENSRTIGQEPVAPTIPPEIIQKMTDRYVAAYERTTGQSL
- a CDS encoding 50S ribosomal protein L6, which codes for MSTELVDKLATELEIPEGVTVTYKKPMITVQGPLGKTWKSFKKIPVTIEVTDGKVLFKAQGTRDKNRAIMNTSRSLIRNLCEGVVEGYTIKMKIVFSHFPITVKVDGKTVLIENFQGERAPRKTKVWGDTKVVPKGDDVIITGHVLTDVSQTAAEIENGSRVKNKDHRVFLDGVYKFEKKKGIEN
- a CDS encoding DUF2299 family protein — translated: MSRLRDNVERWLIHENYDFKQGKSEDATFKIIISNSDGLGNDTEVFEPKDQENILVVGIKIDMKTKQLIRFRELNETEQENFKKKVDDFCYSVKAIGKFLDEDGKKKVGVYIVLDKPEQLNQPSFFKALEEIIEMSEKTNRFLIKTF
- a CDS encoding 50S ribosomal protein L5; the protein is MAQEVQNVMKEIRLDKVVLNMGLGKSGDAVEIAKKALGEISNKKVNDRPAKKAIRDWGIRKGEPIGAAVTVRGNDAQELLKRLLEAKGNRIKSRSFDNMGNVSFGILEHIDIPGIKYDPKIGILGLNVTVRLARPGFSVATRSKHKASVGKHHKITPDEAKAYLTKEFGASVE
- a CDS encoding 30S ribosomal protein S4e, coding for MVHIAGSKKLKRQMAPLFWGITRKNKRFVLTVKPGAQSKHASIPIAVFLRDTIKTVTSLREAKSVIYAGKIKVDGVIRKSLHHGAGLMDVVELEGSNKTYRLVPQDGTLLKPIEIEDSEKTKKFALVKSKTTIKNGKTQIGFHDGKTLIDETPVSVGDTCVLQIPDIKILSVIKLEKGMNCLITKGVNAGKIGKIDEIKEGTFNIPKSIDITFDDRQIEIPARLVMPIGKSEPEIKIR
- a CDS encoding 30S ribosomal protein S14 yields the protein MPGTSNEKRFGRGARWCKRCGCYVTIQKYDLMLCRQCFREVATSLGFKKLR
- a CDS encoding PPOX class F420-dependent oxidoreductase; translated protein: MDSKAELLLNGKNLVFLATTMPDGAPQVTPVWGNFEDSHILINTAEGRLKHKNILRDPRVAVSVVDSKNPLDMTSIRGKVTEIIPDYDYKHADFLTKQYMGKEKYPFKRPGEKRIILKIEPEKIFVLPELTMNDE
- a CDS encoding 30S ribosomal protein S8, which translates into the protein MPAMNVLANLFVTIYNTEARRKGECVVLPTSKIGTNVLETLKKDGYIKDYERTEDNRGGKYKINLIAKITKCGAISPRFKVKKDEYLEWEKQYLPSFNRGMLIVTTNQGVMSHHEAANKGLGGFLVGYVY